The following coding sequences are from one Plectropomus leopardus isolate mb chromosome 10, YSFRI_Pleo_2.0, whole genome shotgun sequence window:
- the gjb8 gene encoding gap junction protein beta 8 → MSWGALYAQLGGVNKHSTSLGKIWLSVLFIFRITILVLAAESVWGDEQSDFTCNTQQPGCKNVCYDHFFPVSHIRLWCLQLIFVSTPALLVAMHVAYRKRGDKKTMLASNRTEKMTDNDLETLKKRRLPITGPLWWTYTCSLFFRLIFEGGFMYALYFVYDGFQMPRLVKCEQWPCPNKVDCFISRPTEKTIFTIFMVSSSAICMVLNIAELCYLIVKALMRCSNKRKHPYTHTDSMTRDNSHLENKRNEMLLSSSTDSTRDKMC, encoded by the coding sequence ATGAGTTGGGGAGCGCTCTACGCCCAGCTGGGCGGTGTCAACAAACACTCCACCAGTCTGGGAAAGATTTGGCTTTCTGTCCTTTTCATCTTCCGTATCACTATCCTGGTCCTGGCTGCTGAGAGCGTCTGGGGAGATGAGCAGTCGGACTTCACATGCAACACGCAGCAGCCTGGCTGCAAAAACGTCTGCTATGACCACTTCTTTCCTGTGTCGCATATCCGCTTGTGGTGCCTGCAGCTTATATTTGTGTCCACTCCAGCCCTGCTGGTGGCCATGCACGTGGCCTACAGGAAACGAGGGGATAAGAAGACCATGCTGGCCTCCAACCGCACTGAGAAGATGACGGATAATGACCTGGAGACACTGAAGAAGAGACGTCTGCCAATCACAGGCCCACTGTGGTGGACCTACACCTGCAGCTTGTTCTTCCGACTCATCTTTGAAGGTGGCTTCATGTACGCGCTGTACTTCGTCTACGACGGCTTCCAAATGCCCCGGCTGGTGAAGTGCGAGCAGTGGCCCTGCCCCAACAAGGTGGACTGCTTCATCTCCAGGCCAACAGAGAAGACCATCTTCACCATCTTCATGGTGTCTTCGTCGGCCATCTGTATGGTGCTCAATATAGCTGAGCTGTGCTATCTCATCGTCAAGGCGCTCATGAGGTGCTCGAACAAGAGGAAACACCCGTACACTCACACGGACAGCATGACGAGGGATAATTCCCATCTGGAGAACAAGAGGAACGAGATGCTGCTGTCTTCGTCCACTGATTCGACCAGAGACAAGATGTGTTGA